Part of the Pseudanabaena sp. FACHB-2040 genome is shown below.
TCCGCCCTTTTTGAACGAGGCCCAAGATGGGCGGGCCACGCTGCAGTGGATCGCCCAGCAGCCCTGGTACGACGGGCATATCGGCATGTGGGGCGGCTCCTACTTTGGCTATACCCAGTGGGTGCTGGCCGACCAGGTTGATCCGGGGTTGTCAGCCCTGATGCCGCAGATTTGCAGCACCGACTTCTATCGCATGTTCTACCCCGGCGGCGCGTTTTCCCTAGAGAGCGCCCTTTACTGGGCGACCCTCAGCTACGGCCCACGGGATATTCCCCTCCCCCAAGAGCAGCTACAGCAGGGCTATGAGGGGTGGCCCCTGCTAGAGGCCGATGACCGAGCGGTGCAGAATATTCCGTTTTTTGATACCTGGGTCAGCCACACCGATCGCGATCGCTACTGGCAAGCGGTCGATGGCAGCGATCGCAACCGCCAGCTCCAGGCTCCGGCCCTGCTGATGGCCGGCTGGTACGATCCGTTTTTACCCACCCAACTGGCAGACTTTCAACAGATTCGCGCCAACGCGGCCCCCCCGGTCGCCGAGGCCACCCGCCTGATCATTGGGCCTTGGACCCACGCCAACACCGTCACCTTCCCCGACGGTAGCCGCCCCCGCAACTACCGCTTCGAAAGTATTGGTCCCAGCCTGCCGTGGTTTGATCAGCAGCTCAAGGGCGCTGCTGAGACGGCCCAGCCCAGCCCGGTGCTGATCTACGTCATGGGCGCTAACACCTGGCGCGGAGAATCGACCTGGCCCCTGCCCCGCACCCGCTACACGCCCTACTACCTGCACAGCAACGGCCAGGCGAATACTCTCAACGGCGACGGCCTTCTCAGTCTGGAGATTCCCGGGGAGGAAGAAGCCAGCGATCGCTTTGTTTACAACCCGCAAAACCCAGTGCCCAGTGCTGGGGGAACCATGCTGGGGCCAAACGCAGGCATTCAGCCTCAAACTATGATTGAAGAGCGGGAGGATGTGCTGGTCTATACCACCCCGCCCCTGACCGACGCGATCGAAG
Proteins encoded:
- a CDS encoding CocE/NonD family hydrolase, with product MRVGIFRHRARLFSHKRLWLWLLAGLTALLLLVIGRGSAIAAAWLGHQLDYPPASYGVRLERRVSVTAPDGTALVADVYHPRTAAATPTILVRIPYSKQIKHILFARTVGHLWASHGYTTVIQGTRGRYESGGSYDPPFLNEAQDGRATLQWIAQQPWYDGHIGMWGGSYFGYTQWVLADQVDPGLSALMPQICSTDFYRMFYPGGAFSLESALYWATLSYGPRDIPLPQEQLQQGYEGWPLLEADDRAVQNIPFFDTWVSHTDRDRYWQAVDGSDRNRQLQAPALLMAGWYDPFLPTQLADFQQIRANAAPPVAEATRLIIGPWTHANTVTFPDGSRPRNYRFESIGPSLPWFDQQLKGAAETAQPSPVLIYVMGANTWRGESTWPLPRTRYTPYYLHSNGQANTLNGDGLLSLEIPGEEEASDRFVYNPQNPVPSAGGTMLGPNAGIQPQTMIEEREDVLVYTTPPLTDAIEVTGPVQLRLQVSTTAPHSDFTAKLVDVYPDGTGYNVSEGILRRGYSNNILEETQVPTEITIDLWPTSQVFFPGHRIRLEVSSSSYPRFDRNPNTGRDIPTERQPVAATQTVYHHTAAVSQLILPIIPAGG